The Streptomyces albofaciens JCM 4342 genome has a segment encoding these proteins:
- the sigJ gene encoding RNA polymerase sigma factor SigJ yields MGTAGSGTAEAAAVRRQLINVAYRLLGSLTEAEDAVQEAYARWYGLPGDRQADISSPGAWLTTVTSRICLDLLGSARVRRERYVGAWLPEPVPDRAGRGHAGGAGPTGPADPADQIVLDESVAMAFLVVLDSMTPAERVAFVLHDVFRYRFAEVAGVLGRTPAACKQLAASARRRVGAARTPVAATGQADVVRRVKEAWEARDIAALVGLLDPAAVMAADGGGVAGAALRPVEGGARIARYMVAMAEKAPGLELRERSVNGVPGLVAQRAGVVMTVASFHVSGGRVTRIWAVRNPEKLRPWAGEG; encoded by the coding sequence GTGGGGACTGCCGGGTCCGGCACAGCAGAGGCAGCCGCTGTACGTCGCCAACTGATCAATGTCGCCTACCGGTTGCTCGGTTCGCTGACCGAGGCCGAGGACGCCGTGCAGGAGGCCTATGCGCGCTGGTACGGGCTGCCCGGGGACAGGCAGGCGGACATCTCGTCCCCCGGCGCCTGGCTGACGACGGTGACCAGCCGCATCTGCCTGGACCTGCTCGGCTCGGCGCGGGTCCGCCGCGAGCGCTATGTCGGCGCGTGGCTGCCCGAGCCGGTGCCCGACCGCGCCGGGCGCGGCCACGCGGGCGGCGCCGGTCCCACCGGCCCGGCCGACCCCGCCGACCAGATCGTTCTGGACGAGTCGGTGGCCATGGCCTTCCTCGTCGTGCTGGACTCGATGACGCCCGCCGAGAGGGTGGCGTTCGTCCTGCACGATGTCTTCCGGTACCGGTTCGCCGAGGTCGCCGGCGTACTCGGCCGGACCCCCGCGGCCTGCAAGCAACTGGCGGCCTCCGCCCGGCGGCGGGTCGGCGCCGCGCGTACCCCGGTGGCGGCGACCGGCCAGGCCGACGTGGTCCGGCGCGTCAAAGAGGCGTGGGAGGCCAGGGACATCGCGGCCCTCGTCGGTCTCCTCGACCCCGCCGCCGTGATGGCCGCCGATGGCGGCGGTGTGGCCGGTGCCGCCCTGCGCCCGGTCGAGGGAGGCGCGCGCATCGCTCGGTACATGGTCGCCATGGCGGAAAAGGCCCCCGGACTCGAACTGCGGGAGCGGTCGGTCAACGGTGTGCCGGGCCTGGTGGCCCAGCGTGCCGGTGTCGTCATGACGGTGGCCTCGTTCCATGTCTCCGGCGGGCGCGTCACCCGGATCTGGGCGGTCCGCAACCCGGAGAAGCTGCGGCCGTGGGCCGGGGAGGGATAG
- a CDS encoding DUF2165 domain-containing protein, producing the protein MPAARPLQPLPLAATALTGTVALYMALVAFGNITDFGTNQAFVQHVLAMDTTFKDPDLMWRSIESPTLQNIAYVLIITWETVTALVLIAATALWARQVRGGAGYAGARRLSTVGLLMVLLLFGAGFMAIGGEWFAMWQSKSWNGLDAAARNVVLAGVALVVVQLREANER; encoded by the coding sequence ATGCCCGCCGCCAGACCGCTCCAGCCCCTCCCGCTCGCGGCCACCGCGCTCACCGGCACGGTCGCGCTCTACATGGCGCTCGTCGCGTTCGGCAACATCACCGACTTCGGCACCAACCAGGCGTTCGTCCAGCACGTCCTGGCCATGGACACCACCTTCAAGGACCCCGACCTGATGTGGCGGTCCATAGAATCGCCCACCCTCCAGAACATCGCCTACGTCCTGATCATCACCTGGGAGACCGTGACGGCGCTGGTACTGATCGCGGCAACGGCGCTGTGGGCGAGACAGGTGCGCGGGGGCGCCGGATACGCGGGAGCACGCCGCTTGAGCACCGTCGGACTGCTCATGGTGCTGCTGCTCTTCGGCGCCGGGTTCATGGCGATAGGCGGGGAATGGTTCGCGATGTGGCAGTCGAAGAGTTGGAACGGGCTGGACGCGGCGGCACGGAATGTGGTGCTGGCGGGAGTGGCGTTGGTGGTGGTGCAGTTGCGGGAGGCGAACGAGCGGTAG
- a CDS encoding DUF7683 domain-containing protein, whose amino-acid sequence MRILVTEYRRDSDFPERETDVTHIGLQAAAELVDIPVDRFADVYPLSEKQLEALRKLTRETFDPDGHEYFIEAVEG is encoded by the coding sequence GTGAGAATTCTCGTCACTGAGTACCGCAGGGACTCTGATTTCCCGGAACGGGAGACGGACGTTACGCACATCGGCCTGCAGGCCGCCGCCGAACTGGTGGACATCCCGGTTGACAGGTTTGCCGACGTGTACCCCTTGAGCGAGAAACAGTTGGAAGCTTTGCGGAAGCTCACAAGAGAGACGTTCGATCCGGATGGCCACGAGTATTTCATCGAGGCCGTAGAAGGTTAG
- a CDS encoding colicin E3/pyocin S6 family cytotoxin: protein MKSRKKWQRGMRAVSTGVLPLALVAQMVGTNPAHAAEEKGGGVDPIPDTARGRVVQLWKDGGPGLRASAETALLGSEEDVQHFLESGKDSGRYRDEYIAAVQIHSVAGRNLQAAAKKALRGSREDLHAFLKEGWKDPLEADQRTRAVQVVSIGGQNVREAGKQALKGSTEDVRAFLETTQYEAREADERTRVVQLISVGGPATKAAGKVALRGGPQDVHEFLEVGRQVARARDQERASIEELAQEAEEAGKKAKQETDAAKEASDRAVEASDLAKEAAANAANEAEKARQGSQDAAGAAAVAAEAARGAARAAQRAIGAARAANASARVAANAAAQAAAAAAGAASAASGARNAAAAAASDAGKAADARKAAEVARDAAKGAEKAAQAADQAGKASAAAGQAAQHALSASANADAAASQAVRASGFADAADSHAAEAKAAAAQAKRHAREASSAAQSAVTLANRSAAAAYRSRDAANRAAGHAKKAAEEAEKAAEHAGESEKAAAESDRHATDAQAAADDATAAVKEAGEVHALARQAEEEELKNRTSAAMEQARDLKTADDELKEQQERAVQKAKELDAEATRLADKAAEPGTDAKEMAVQGRKAALLALKVRGPWSKAAAEVALAGSDDAMREYVRSGWKKASDQDNRARVEFLAEEGFSEALRSAAEKALQGDAQQVDDFLSTGQHEAAAAVYRTSAVQLSSVGGSNVREAAKAALKAGTADELLKFLSSGQFDARLADDRIRATQLASTGGPELRAAAKIALVGPPQALHDFVQVGQYKAARKDQLAATHDADIKRLIADASGVAATAQQNAHLAKEWSLRAKKAAAEARDAANAAQKSANEASTYAEQARKSAKDAEASAAQAAQSAKQARAAEADANRAAARAVRSATSAQSSANWARGSADEAWSAAKQARASATAAGKDAVAANQAATEAYTTAVEKQRAEEAAWRQAEEARRKAAEDEPDDGEPDDGWPGWVPGFVKDGVQKAGDIGDTVATYGSAILGNGDIWAGLGETFLGVFAMGVGGSGDIAGGAVCLSGVGCLVGAPAIAASTTLLVGGAAAIGDGVGRFNDGLGVALRDARSKAGVTRKTDPGPKEAPQTLPAFPKAQRAKPKTPVQGGGGLRKRWKDPKGTIYEWDSQHGTVEKYNKDGKHMGEFDPNTGEQTKPRDRTRKVEK, encoded by the coding sequence GTGAAATCCAGAAAGAAGTGGCAGCGCGGTATGCGTGCTGTGAGCACAGGCGTGCTGCCACTGGCACTCGTTGCGCAGATGGTCGGGACGAACCCGGCTCATGCGGCGGAAGAAAAGGGCGGGGGCGTTGACCCGATACCCGACACCGCTCGCGGCCGGGTTGTCCAGTTGTGGAAGGACGGCGGACCAGGGCTGAGGGCTTCGGCCGAAACCGCGCTGCTGGGGTCCGAAGAGGACGTACAGCACTTCCTGGAGAGCGGCAAGGACAGCGGCCGGTACCGCGATGAGTACATCGCGGCCGTACAGATTCACTCTGTTGCCGGCCGTAATCTGCAAGCAGCAGCCAAGAAGGCGCTGCGTGGGTCGCGGGAAGACCTGCACGCCTTTCTGAAGGAAGGCTGGAAGGACCCGCTGGAGGCGGACCAGCGGACCCGGGCCGTGCAGGTCGTCAGTATCGGCGGCCAGAACGTGCGGGAGGCCGGAAAGCAGGCCTTGAAGGGTTCGACCGAGGACGTCCGCGCGTTCCTGGAAACGACGCAGTACGAGGCGCGTGAGGCGGATGAAAGGACCCGCGTCGTTCAGCTGATCAGCGTCGGCGGACCGGCGACCAAAGCAGCCGGCAAGGTCGCCTTGCGCGGAGGGCCGCAGGACGTCCACGAGTTCCTCGAGGTCGGCCGGCAGGTGGCCCGGGCCCGGGACCAGGAGCGTGCCTCCATCGAGGAATTGGCGCAGGAAGCCGAGGAGGCGGGCAAGAAGGCCAAGCAGGAGACCGATGCCGCCAAGGAGGCCTCCGATCGCGCGGTCGAGGCCTCGGACTTGGCCAAGGAAGCTGCGGCGAATGCCGCGAATGAGGCCGAGAAAGCAAGACAGGGGTCCCAGGACGCAGCCGGTGCTGCCGCGGTAGCTGCCGAGGCGGCGCGAGGGGCCGCGCGCGCCGCTCAGCGGGCGATCGGCGCGGCCCGTGCCGCCAATGCGTCGGCCAGGGTTGCCGCCAACGCCGCTGCGCAGGCGGCGGCAGCAGCTGCCGGTGCGGCCAGCGCCGCTTCCGGTGCGCGTAACGCGGCCGCGGCAGCGGCCTCGGACGCGGGCAAGGCCGCCGACGCCCGAAAGGCGGCGGAGGTCGCCCGGGATGCCGCCAAGGGCGCGGAGAAGGCGGCGCAGGCCGCAGACCAGGCGGGCAAGGCATCGGCTGCGGCGGGCCAGGCCGCGCAGCACGCTCTGAGCGCCAGCGCGAATGCCGATGCGGCGGCCAGTCAGGCAGTGCGGGCAAGCGGATTCGCCGATGCCGCCGACTCCCACGCTGCTGAGGCGAAGGCCGCGGCAGCCCAGGCCAAGCGGCATGCCCGCGAGGCTTCCAGCGCGGCGCAGTCCGCCGTGACGCTGGCCAACCGCTCCGCGGCGGCGGCGTACCGGTCGCGGGACGCGGCCAACAGGGCGGCCGGCCACGCGAAGAAGGCAGCGGAAGAGGCCGAGAAGGCTGCCGAGCACGCCGGCGAGTCGGAAAAGGCCGCGGCCGAGTCGGACCGGCACGCCACTGACGCCCAGGCCGCGGCCGACGATGCGACCGCAGCGGTCAAGGAGGCCGGAGAGGTCCACGCTCTGGCCCGCCAGGCCGAGGAGGAAGAGCTCAAGAACCGTACCTCGGCCGCGATGGAGCAGGCCCGTGACCTGAAGACCGCGGACGACGAGCTCAAGGAGCAGCAGGAGCGAGCGGTCCAAAAGGCCAAGGAACTGGACGCGGAGGCCACCCGCCTGGCGGACAAGGCGGCCGAGCCGGGCACCGACGCGAAGGAGATGGCAGTGCAGGGGCGCAAGGCAGCGCTGCTGGCACTGAAGGTCCGGGGACCGTGGAGCAAGGCCGCCGCGGAGGTGGCGCTTGCCGGCTCCGACGATGCCATGCGCGAGTACGTGCGCAGCGGCTGGAAGAAAGCATCCGACCAGGACAATCGGGCGCGTGTCGAGTTCCTGGCCGAAGAGGGATTCTCCGAAGCGCTCAGGTCGGCCGCAGAGAAGGCGCTTCAGGGCGACGCCCAGCAGGTCGACGACTTCCTGAGCACCGGCCAGCACGAGGCGGCTGCCGCGGTCTACCGCACCAGCGCCGTACAACTGTCCAGCGTGGGCGGTTCGAACGTGCGCGAGGCCGCCAAGGCCGCGCTCAAGGCCGGCACGGCCGACGAACTGCTGAAGTTCCTGTCCTCCGGTCAGTTCGACGCCCGTTTGGCCGATGACCGTATCCGCGCCACGCAACTGGCCAGCACGGGCGGTCCGGAGCTCCGGGCCGCGGCAAAGATCGCCCTGGTGGGGCCGCCCCAGGCGCTGCATGACTTCGTCCAGGTCGGGCAGTACAAGGCAGCCCGCAAGGATCAGTTGGCAGCCACTCATGATGCGGACATCAAGCGTCTGATCGCCGATGCTTCAGGGGTGGCGGCCACCGCGCAGCAGAACGCGCATCTGGCCAAGGAATGGTCGCTGCGCGCCAAGAAGGCCGCTGCCGAGGCGCGAGATGCCGCCAACGCGGCCCAGAAGTCGGCCAACGAGGCCAGCACCTACGCCGAGCAGGCGCGCAAGTCCGCCAAGGACGCCGAGGCATCCGCCGCCCAGGCCGCCCAGTCGGCCAAGCAGGCTCGGGCCGCCGAGGCCGACGCCAACCGGGCAGCCGCCCGGGCCGTCAGGTCGGCCACCAGTGCGCAAAGCTCGGCCAACTGGGCGCGTGGCTCCGCCGACGAGGCATGGAGCGCGGCCAAGCAAGCGCGGGCGTCGGCGACGGCTGCGGGCAAGGATGCGGTAGCGGCCAACCAGGCAGCCACCGAGGCCTACACCACCGCCGTCGAGAAGCAGCGGGCGGAAGAAGCCGCCTGGCGACAGGCGGAGGAGGCGCGGAGAAAGGCCGCGGAGGACGAGCCCGACGACGGTGAGCCGGACGACGGCTGGCCGGGGTGGGTACCGGGCTTCGTCAAGGACGGCGTGCAAAAGGCCGGTGACATCGGGGATACGGTCGCGACCTACGGCTCGGCGATCCTGGGCAATGGTGACATCTGGGCCGGACTCGGCGAGACGTTCCTCGGTGTTTTCGCCATGGGCGTGGGCGGCTCGGGTGATATCGCCGGTGGCGCGGTGTGCTTGTCCGGAGTCGGCTGTCTGGTCGGTGCCCCGGCGATTGCCGCGAGCACGACGCTGCTGGTCGGCGGAGCCGCCGCCATCGGTGACGGCGTCGGCCGCTTCAACGACGGACTCGGTGTGGCGTTGCGAGACGCCCGCAGCAAGGCCGGCGTCACCCGCAAGACCGACCCCGGCCCCAAGGAAGCTCCACAGACTCTTCCCGCCTTTCCCAAGGCGCAGAGGGCTAAGCCGAAGACGCCCGTCCAGGGTGGCGGAGGCCTTCGCAAGCGTTGGAAGGACCCGAAGGGCACCATCTACGAATGGGACTCCCAGCACGGAACGGTGGAAAAGTACAACAAGGATGGGAAACATATGGGAGAATTCGATCCCAATACGGGGGAGCAGACTAAGCCGAGGGACCGTACACGCAAGGTGGAGAAGTGA
- a CDS encoding trypsin-like serine protease, which yields MLHRRPRSARTSGLLTAVVVTGALTAATPAQAVTGGAAADEAYAFTAKLDIGNGTRSCSATLVDAQWLATAASCFADNPAQGPKVSAGAPKLKTTATIGRTDLTKAGGSVADVVELVPHGDRDLVMAKLAKPVTGIAPAAVGTTAPRQGEELTVSGYGRTKDQWVPDRLHSAKFSLQAVQDGSASIAGASDGAAVCAGDTGGPVLREHEGRYELAGVSSRSWQGGCFGHEDEKRNGAVIARTDDVAGWIQRIRLSTLVPDVTSVLTTADFNGDGRTDVAAVTKDGNLHTFYGRTDGTFEYGRPLWAQDGGWKGITKIIGGDFNGDGHADIAAVWGNGSLRFYAGDSKGTLAPNKPMWVDEKTNWNDMLQLVRFRSGTSDRDGLLAVWGGGPKGALYAYDAGPSGALNGTKRNMWRDASWQHMKKIATGDFNGDGRDDIVSVTSVGGLTRYTRYDSAAGGGLSEGVSMWHDNGWSGTQILLAGDFDGDGNTDVGSLWSNQQRFNFYKGDGKGNIATGTHAWPRVS from the coding sequence ATGTTGCACAGACGCCCGCGATCAGCGCGGACAAGCGGGCTTCTCACCGCCGTCGTCGTCACCGGCGCACTGACCGCCGCCACCCCCGCCCAAGCCGTCACCGGCGGCGCCGCCGCGGACGAGGCGTACGCCTTCACCGCCAAGCTGGACATCGGCAACGGCACGCGCAGCTGCTCCGCGACGCTGGTCGACGCGCAGTGGCTGGCCACCGCCGCCAGTTGCTTCGCGGACAATCCGGCGCAGGGGCCGAAGGTTTCCGCGGGCGCGCCGAAGCTGAAGACCACCGCCACCATCGGCCGCACAGACCTGACGAAGGCCGGCGGCAGCGTCGCGGACGTCGTCGAGCTGGTTCCGCACGGTGACCGGGACCTGGTCATGGCCAAGCTGGCCAAGCCCGTGACCGGGATCGCCCCCGCCGCTGTCGGCACCACCGCCCCGCGTCAGGGTGAGGAGCTCACGGTCAGCGGTTACGGCCGTACCAAGGACCAGTGGGTTCCCGACCGCCTGCACAGCGCGAAGTTTTCGCTGCAGGCCGTGCAGGACGGCTCGGCGAGCATCGCCGGTGCCTCGGACGGCGCCGCCGTCTGCGCCGGTGACACCGGCGGCCCGGTCCTCCGTGAGCACGAAGGCCGTTACGAGCTCGCCGGGGTCAGCAGCCGTTCGTGGCAGGGCGGTTGCTTCGGCCACGAGGACGAGAAGCGCAACGGCGCGGTCATCGCCCGTACCGACGACGTCGCCGGCTGGATTCAGCGGATCCGCCTGTCGACCCTGGTCCCGGACGTCACCTCGGTCCTGACCACGGCCGACTTCAACGGCGACGGCCGCACCGACGTCGCCGCCGTGACCAAGGACGGCAACCTCCACACCTTCTACGGCCGCACCGACGGCACCTTCGAGTACGGCCGCCCACTGTGGGCGCAGGACGGCGGCTGGAAGGGCATCACCAAGATCATCGGTGGTGACTTCAACGGCGACGGTCACGCCGACATCGCCGCCGTGTGGGGCAACGGCTCCCTGCGCTTCTACGCGGGCGACTCCAAGGGCACGCTGGCCCCGAACAAGCCGATGTGGGTGGACGAGAAGACCAACTGGAACGACATGCTCCAGCTCGTCCGCTTCAGGTCCGGCACCTCCGACCGCGACGGCCTGCTCGCCGTGTGGGGCGGTGGTCCCAAGGGTGCCCTGTACGCCTACGACGCCGGCCCCAGCGGCGCGCTGAACGGCACGAAGCGCAACATGTGGCGGGACGCCAGCTGGCAGCACATGAAGAAGATCGCCACCGGTGACTTCAACGGCGACGGCCGCGACGACATCGTCTCCGTCACCAGCGTCGGCGGTCTGACCCGCTACACCCGCTACGACAGCGCTGCCGGCGGCGGCCTGAGCGAGGGCGTGTCGATGTGGCACGACAACGGCTGGAGCGGCACCCAGATCCTGCTGGCCGGCGACTTCGACGGCGACGGCAACACCGACGTCGGCTCGCTGTGGAGCAACCAGCAGCGCTTCAACTTCTACAAGGGCGACGGCAAGGGGAACATCGCGACCGGCACCCACGCCTGGCCGCGGGTTTCCTGA
- a CDS encoding FAD-dependent monooxygenase has product MTNALIIGGGIAGAVTAMALQQAGIEAEVFEAYESGADDVGAFLVVFANGLEALRVIGAHGPVLANSFPAERVEFLSGTGKRLGERPLAGTADETALGPRTLTRATLYRVLHEEARRRGIPVRHGKRLVAAETVSDRRVVASFADGSRAEGDLLIGADGIHSVVRKLIDPAAPRPRYTGQNTVCGYTRDIKPPSAPDTYTMIYGRRAFFGCTAAPDGEVWWFANVPGPERSRRDLAAVTADQWRQRLLALLDDDRTPAAAVVRATGEHLIASHAYDLAVTPRWYSGTMVIIGDAAHAAAPNAAQGASMAIEDGIVLAKCLRDQHEPRRAFAAYEELRRARVERVVAHSARMARRSAPGAVRRLVRDVMLPRSVGRGGDGADEWLTGYRVEW; this is encoded by the coding sequence ATGACCAATGCGCTGATCATCGGCGGCGGGATCGCGGGCGCGGTGACCGCGATGGCTCTGCAGCAGGCGGGGATCGAGGCGGAGGTCTTCGAGGCGTACGAGAGCGGTGCCGACGATGTGGGCGCGTTTCTCGTCGTGTTCGCCAACGGGCTGGAAGCCCTGCGCGTCATCGGCGCGCACGGACCGGTCCTGGCCAACTCCTTCCCCGCCGAGCGGGTGGAGTTCCTGAGCGGTACGGGCAAACGGCTCGGCGAGCGGCCCCTGGCGGGCACCGCCGACGAGACCGCCCTGGGTCCGCGTACGCTCACCCGCGCCACCCTCTACCGGGTGCTGCACGAGGAGGCGCGCCGGCGCGGCATTCCCGTACGGCACGGGAAACGGCTCGTGGCCGCCGAGACCGTCAGCGACCGCCGGGTGGTGGCCTCCTTCGCCGACGGCAGCCGCGCCGAGGGCGACCTCCTGATAGGCGCGGACGGCATCCACTCGGTCGTCCGCAAACTGATCGACCCGGCGGCGCCCCGCCCCCGCTACACCGGCCAGAACACCGTCTGCGGCTACACCCGCGACATCAAACCGCCGTCCGCGCCCGACACCTACACCATGATCTACGGCCGGCGGGCCTTCTTCGGCTGCACGGCGGCGCCGGACGGCGAGGTGTGGTGGTTCGCCAACGTTCCGGGCCCCGAACGCTCCCGCCGCGACCTGGCCGCCGTCACCGCCGACCAGTGGCGACAGCGGCTCCTCGCGCTCCTCGACGACGACCGCACCCCGGCCGCCGCCGTCGTCCGCGCCACCGGCGAGCACCTCATCGCCTCGCACGCCTACGACCTGGCCGTCACCCCGAGGTGGTACTCGGGCACCATGGTGATCATCGGCGACGCGGCACACGCGGCCGCGCCCAACGCCGCGCAGGGCGCCTCGATGGCCATCGAGGACGGCATCGTCCTGGCCAAGTGCCTGCGCGACCAGCACGAACCCCGGCGCGCCTTCGCCGCGTACGAGGAACTCCGCCGCGCCCGCGTGGAGCGCGTGGTGGCACACAGCGCACGGATGGCCCGCCGCTCGGCGCCCGGGGCGGTACGCCGACTGGTCCGCGACGTGATGCTGCCGCGCAGCGTCGGACGCGGGGGAGACGGCGCGGATGAATGGCTGACCGGTTATCGCGTCGAGTGGTGA